The genomic stretch GATCGTGGGGGGTGTGAATAGCGCGATTGATCACGCGTCGATCGCGGCTACTGGTGAGGGGTTGAATCTGGTCGGGATGGTCAGCGATCAGGTGGCCCACTGGTATGACGTCACTGTGATGCGGCCGGCGGTTGAGTCCGGGTCGTGGGCGGGGCAGCTCGTTGCTGGTGTTGGGTCTGGCGTGGGGCAGATGATCAGCGGTGCGGCGCAGATGAATCTGCGTGACACTGGGCGGGGGATCGAGGCCCTCCTGTTCGATGAGGATGTGCGTAACCAAGCGTTGCAGCAGGTCACGACGCTCGTTGACCAGGTCCGAGCGGGTAACCCGGTGGTGATCGGACAGATCGTGGGGAACATCCTGCCCGGAGCGGTGGCGTTGAAAGTCGCGAAAACGAGCGGACTTCTGGGCCGGGCTGACAAATTCGCTGACTTCGCGAAACCCGTCATCACGAACCCGAGCAGGACCACCAGCGCCCTGGACTGGCTCAAGAACCACCTCGGCGCGGGAGGGGTGACCGTCAGCGACGTATTCGAGCCGACCATACGATCAGCAGACGGGTTGCAGAGCGTTGTAGAGAAGATTCGACGGGGCGAGTTGACTTCGGAAGAAATAAAGTCCCTCCCGAATCTAATTCGAGACCAGCTTCGAGGCATCGATAGAGGCGACAAGCGAGACATTTTCGGGCATTACACAGGTTCAGACGCGATCAGCGCGAACAAAGAAGCACTCGGACTAGAGAAAGTTCGTGATAGACTGGGCGTGGAGATACTCTCTGATCAGGTTGGTGTAAGGCTCGAAGCTGGTGGACAACTCCGTTATTATGATGGGCTAATCGATTTGGGGGGAAATCGGTACGTCGGAATTGAAGTTAAAAGCGGTAGCGCTACACCTGAGTATCAGCGAGGCGGGAATGGTCAGCGTCTCTTTGATAGCAGGGTGTCGTCAGAAAATCCGGCGAGGGGTCTCTTGAACGGTGAACCGATCGAGATCGTCGAAGTCATCCTTCAAGAAATTCCATAAAGAGAAAGCTCGGGATATGTCAGTCACGCATGTATTCACTTATAACGGAGTTTCGAGACTGGAAATCTTGAGTGGCCAGCTTGCTGAAAAAGTTGTTCGACGCGCGCCGATGCTGCTAGATGGTAAAAGCGAATTCGCGATTTCTTTATCTCGACTGCCCGAGGGCAAGCGGTTGAGAGACGATCTGCCTGGCGCTTGGGCGGATCTGTTTTTGCAGGCCGCTGGGAGTGCGGCTGTGATGATGATCGAGGTGCGTAAGCAGAATGCGGACGGCTCCGATAGCCTCTACAGGCTCGCTCGCCTCTCGCCCGAAGGTAAAAAGTCCGCGGGGAGTGCAGATATCGCTTGGAACGGTCGTGTTGATAGAGTTCCCGCTGAGGAGGCGTTCGACGCGATCGAAGCTGGTGACATTTTTTGGCACTACTATCAGCATGATGCGGTGCCTAATCGGTACGAGCTGCGCTTCCTTGAGTGAGTAGATTCCCGCGGGGGCGGGGGCGGCTGAATATGCAGGGCATGGTGAGCGGTGTGTTCACTCTCGCGACCAGTGACGAGGCGCGTTCCCAGTTGTGGAACCAGTTGACCGCTATCGCCGGTAAGGCCGCTGGAGGTGGCGCGTTGGTGATCGGCCAGATCGCGGGGAACCTTCTCCCCCTCGGCGCTGCGACGAAGCTGAACAAGCTCAGACAATCTGATCACGAAGGCCGATGATCTCGGCTTCGGGAAGCCCGTGACGATCTCCACTGCGAGTGAGACCAGCAGCGCCTTGGATTGGATCACGAACCGCGTCCGCGCGGGCGGGGTGACGGTCAGCGATGAATTCACCCCGACACGACGACCAGCAGACGGCATCGACGGGTCGGCGGCGGAGGCGCGTGGTGGCGGTGAGCGAGAGCTTGGCGTTCCTGGCGAGAAGACAGAGGTTCTGGATCCTTTCGATCCGAACCGTCGGGGTGCGCTGCTTCCTAACGTGGGATATCGTGCGAGCGCACCCGGCACGAATCACCAGTACGTGTATGAGACGAACGCTGATGGTCTGATCGACCGTGTCACGGTCGAGGACCTCCATCTGAAGCCCACCGGCCGTGCTCGCTTCGACAACGCGCGGAACACGCCAGACAAGCTCCCCACGGACGACGCGGGTCACCTGATCGCGGATCTCTTTGACGGCAGCCCAGAACTCGACAACCTCATCAGCCAAGCACGGGCAGTCAACCGCGGCGCGGGCTCAGAATGGACGGAAATGGAACGAAATGGAACGCGACTGGCGAGATGCTCTCACCGACGTCCCACCACGCACCGTTATTGATATCGAGATCAAGGTCCTATACGACGGTAACAAACGACCGACTGGGTTTGAAGTCGAGTACGAGATTGACGGAAAGCCATCCAGGGCACTTATTCCGAATCCTCTAACCAATGACTAGTGATCGGAGCGGGCATGAACAACGCATCAAACTTTGAGAGATTGTCGCAGATCCAGGAAGGAATCATTGACTTCACCTTGGGCCAGGTGGTCTCTAATGTAGAGAAGCTCTACATTCAAGGTAAGGTCACTGACGATGGTCTCGGCAATATTACCAGTGTTCAGGGGCAACTGGAATACGCGATTGTGAATGGCAAGGTGGTTGACAACATCAAAGTTGTGACCAAAGAAGAGTATCGCGAGAATTCGAGATTTATTCTCCCTCGAATTGAGGAGCTGCATGACTTGCTTATCGCTCTGCAGGGTAAGTCTCCGGTTCGGTTTCGCTGGGCGGTGGACACAAAAACGGGTCAGGTGGAGAGTGACTGGACGTACTATGACGATCTGACGGCCGAAGAGAAGAAAGACGACTTTTGGCAGAACTGGGAAGGTGATTTCGCGTGGAAGGCGCAGCTTGAGGCTGAGCTAGCCGGCGAGTGAGACCGGGAGAAGTTTGCGTCTGATCGCGAAGTCTCAGCAGGAGGCGTGGGCGACGTATGAGGCCACCAATCCGGGGTTCGGTCAGGTCAGAAACCTTCTGGCGGAGTTAAACCGGGTGGTGGCGAACCTGGGGAGTTTGACTGTCGGGCAGGGACGCTCCTATTCCTTTATTCGTGCCCTGTCCTGAACGGTCAGTTTTTCTTCGCCGCCGGCACTGGTTCGGCGATGCGCCGCCACCCACTTAGTGAGGGTCTGCGGAACCAGTCCGAGCTCTCGAGCGACGTCCGCGACGGATCGCGACCTATCAATCACCTCGCGCACTGCCTCCGCGCGGAACTCCGGAGAATGAGGCTTATGCAAAATTGGTTTTTTGCCGAGTGAAAAAGATGAGTCCGTGGACGGCGTTGAAGGCATCTCGGAAGGTGCGCAGTGGCCGCCGGTAGTCGGTGTGGAATATCCGCCAGGTCTTGATGCTAGCAATTGTTCTCTCGATCACGTATCGGTGGGTGTTCACGAAGCGATTGTGGTGTTTGGCGTAATTTGGCAGATGTTCTTCGCTTGGCCTCTTCTTTATTGGTATGACCATTCCGGTGCCTTGGTAGCCTTTGTCGGCCAGCGTGTTCGAGAGGTTAACGGTGTCGGCCAACCCGGTTTCTCGAAACGCGTGGGCATCGTGATGCTTGCCCGCGATCGGATCCGAAATGTGGATCAACCGACCGGAGAGATCGGCGAGGACCTGGCAGTTGTGCCCCGTGGTCATGTGTTTCCCGGAGTACAGCTCTGGCGCGTCCGACCAGGACCAGCACGGCAGGAGCGTGCCGTCGATGACGGCCGTTGTCCCGCGGAGCGCGGCCTCGACGTCCGGTTGCTCGTCGTCTATCACGACATTGAGCATCGCCTCAACCGACGCGATCGTTCGCGACACGGTCGACTGACTGACACCGACCACATCAGCGATCAACTGCTCGGTCACATTCTGGCGATAATAGAGAAGAGTGACCCGCAATGCTCCCTCGAGGGAAAGTCTGCGCGGACGTCCTCGCCGCCGACGCCACATGAACTCGTTCTCGATCCGTTCGGCGAGGATCGCGTAGTGCTCGGCCGTCATTCCCGTAGTAGACTGTGTGCGCACCGGCTGGTTCCTTTGCGAAGAGTTTCTGTTAGAGGCTGCTCTTCAATCAAAGCGGATTAGCCGGTGTTATTCGTGACCGACACGCGCAAATCCATCTCGATCAATCGTATTTTGCATAAGCCTCAATACTTCCCACGGGAACTGGACATCCCGGGCCTTCCTTTCGGTCATCGCGGTAATCTTACCAATTCTGCGGTGGACCAGAAAGAATGGGTCACCTCACCTTTGTCGGCGAGCGTGTTGGAGAGGATGAGGGTGTTGGCTAAGCGGGTTTCTCGGAATGCGTGAGTATCGTGGTGCTTGCCGGGAATGGGATCCGAGATGTGAATCAACCGGCCGGAGAGATCAGCCAGGACCTGACAGTTGTGCCCCGTGGTCGTGTGTTTCCCGGAGTACAGTTCGGGCGCGTCAGCCCAGGACCAGCACGGCAGGAGAATACCGTCGATGACGGCCGTCGTCTCACCGAGCGCCACCTCGACGTCCGGCTGTTCGTCGTCCGTCACGACGTTAAGCATCGCTTCAACCAACGCGATCGTTCGCGAAACGGTCGACTGATCGACGCCGACGAGATCGGCTATTAACTGCTCGGTGACGTTGTGGCGATAGTAAAGAAGAGTGACCTGCAATGCCCCAGCGAGCGAGAGTCTGCGTGGCCGTCCTCGCCGCCGCTGCCACAGAAATTCGTTCTCCATCCGTTCGACGAGGATCGCGTAGTGCTCGGCCGTCATTCCCGTAGTAGTCTGCATGTGCACCGGCTGGTTCCTTCGTGAAGAGCGTCTGTTGGAAGTTGCCCTTCAATCGAAGCGGATCAGCCGGTGTTACCCGTGACAGACACGCACGATTTCACCTCGATCAACCGGATTTTGCATAAGCTTCAACGCCGTCCGCGGACTCATCTTCTTCACTCAGCAAAAAACCAATTTTGCATAAGCCTCCAGATTGGAGGCGAGTTCCACCCTGACCGACTCGGGCAGGGGATCCAGGCGGGTGATTACTTGCGCGATCGTGGACACCCTAGGAGTGTATCTCTTCGCTCGCGCATCGTCTGAAAGCCGGCTGATTCAGGTGGACAGCACCGGCAACGGAAAGAGGAAGCCCGGCGGGGGCTGCTCTGGGACGGACTGCAG from Rathayibacter rathayi encodes the following:
- a CDS encoding T7SS effector LXG polymorphic toxin, yielding MSVVEFSADSWQASSPGLQEGLGDWVEALTDLAQGLESLAGSGNISGAGADAMRAYIREVHVPIVQSLLVCLYTFQTAIGVYWSGYGEVDADGNFRLVNDEFDDHVTQLDTGVELLRGFATDLRGIAARASHLVSLGSAGADAVEGTISEFENMQVVAKTQHETWQAYEATDHGFNQVKNLLGELKSILNNVGSLTVGQGRSYTAGSFTLALQTLSGLTGGMLDYCRENQQVASDGWDVLFSGYVDDVEAEQERQRKEDALWGVLWDGIQVVEGVLILAVGVVGTPFSAGATLALAALGGSLIVGGVNSAIDHASIAATGEGLNLVGMVSDQVAHWYDVTVMRPAVESGSWAGQLVAGVGSGVGQMISGAAQMNLRDTGRGIEALLFDEDVRNQALQQVTTLVDQVRAGNPVVIGQIVGNILPGAVALKVAKTSGLLGRADKFADFAKPVITNPSRTTSALDWLKNHLGAGGVTVSDVFEPTIRSADGLQSVVEKIRRGELTSEEIKSLPNLIRDQLRGIDRGDKRDIFGHYTGSDAISANKEALGLEKVRDRLGVEILSDQVGVRLEAGGQLRYYDGLIDLGGNRYVGIEVKSGSATPEYQRGGNGQRLFDSRVSSENPARGLLNGEPIEIVEVILQEIP
- a CDS encoding DNA/RNA non-specific endonuclease; its protein translation is MTISTASETSSALDWITNRVRAGGVTVSDEFTPTRRPADGIDGSAAEARGGGERELGVPGEKTEVLDPFDPNRRGALLPNVGYRASAPGTNHQYVYETNADGLIDRVTVEDLHLKPTGRARFDNARNTPDKLPTDDAGHLIADLFDGSPELDNLISQARAVNRGAGSEWTEMERNGTRLARCSHRRPTTHRY
- a CDS encoding transposase; the encoded protein is MPSTPSTDSSFSLGKKPILHKPHSPEFRAEAVREVIDRSRSVADVARELGLVPQTLTKWVAAHRRTSAGGEEKLTVQDRARIKE
- a CDS encoding transposase family protein translates to MRTQSTTGMTAEHYAILAERIENEFMWRRRRGRPRRLSLEGALRVTLLYYRQNVTEQLIADVVGVSQSTVSRTIASVEAMLNVVIDDEQPDVEAALRGTTAVIDGTLLPCWSWSDAPELYSGKHMTTGHNCQVLADLSGRLIHISDPIAGKHHDAHAFRETGLADTVNLSNTLADKGYQGTGMVIPIKKRPSEEHLPNYAKHHNRFVNTHRYVIERTIASIKTWRIFHTDYRRPLRTFRDAFNAVHGLIFFTRQKTNFA
- a CDS encoding transposase family protein; translation: MTAEHYAILVERMENEFLWQRRRGRPRRLSLAGALQVTLLYYRHNVTEQLIADLVGVDQSTVSRTIALVEAMLNVVTDDEQPDVEVALGETTAVIDGILLPCWSWADAPELYSGKHTTTGHNCQVLADLSGRLIHISDPIPGKHHDTHAFRETRLANTLILSNTLADKGEVTHSFWSTAELVRLPR